The Triticum aestivum cultivar Chinese Spring chromosome 5A, IWGSC CS RefSeq v2.1, whole genome shotgun sequence genomic sequence GCTTTGCAGATGGAATCATTTGATAATTAGAAAAACATTACTCCTTCCGTTCCATATTActcgtcgctgatttagtacaactatgtactaaatcagcgacgagtaatatggaacggagagagtacgtaTGAAAGACAGGGAGCACATCACCGTTGCGTTGAGTTGCGTTTTACAGAGCAACGCAAAGAAAAGGGCAGGCCACGAAAGATTTATGCAAAATCATCAAGGATGTAGCAATTGTGTCCTAAACAGAAACTGTAACAGTGTCACAGGAAACTATGATAAATCGATACAGTGATGCTACAACAAAATAGGGGGACACCTTCTACCGCTGGTGTGGAAAAAATCCGCAGAACACAAGACAACTAAGCCTTTGCAACTTTCTTCTTTGATTTCTTGCTTTCCTTTTTCTGCTTGTTGTACTCCTTGTGCATGTTTATGGATGACAATGCATGGTTCAACTCGGTCCTCAGTCTCTCATTCTCGGAAATGCCTCTTAGTACCACGAAATGATTTTGCAACTTCTCTCtcagttcatcttcgcccaccgTGCAATCTGCCTTCTCAAGCACATCTGGACTTAGAGCGACAAACTCCTTACTGCGCCGTTTCCTTTTGCACTTCAATGTCTGTGACACTTTGTGGGTTGGCTTTGATAATTCCCGTCCCATCGACAAGTCTTTGTATGCTTCCAGAGGATTCGAGCTAGAAAGTTGAACTGGATTCTGGGTGGCGTTCAGATTTGCCATGCTCAAGATATTTGAAGCCATTCCACTAACAGTTTCGTCATAATGCTTCTGCAGAAGGCTAAGCTCCCAAAGTACTGTTGCTAGTGCCCCACTCAGATAAGGATCTTTAGCCTCTGGGTCATATTTCTGAACAAAAGGAAATAAATGATATGATAATAGTAAAATAAATACAAACTGTACataaaaggacagacccagtgcatagaagctcccacacaaggtggggtctggggagggattataggaacctagtcttacccctgcaaagtgcaatgcagagaggctggttcgaacccaggacctcttggcacaagtggggaggacttcaccactgcgccaggcctgccctctAAATACAAACTGTACATGATAAACAAAATACAGAAGAGGAAGTAAGGCATATACCGCAACTAAGCTAGACAGGGAACCACCGCCAGCATCATTTTCCAACATGTTTCGGCACTTGGTATTTTTCTGGAGAAGATGCTTCAGCGTGATCAAGGCTGAAACATGAGCCCAACATGTAAATCATTATACCAGCAAGACAAACAGAAAGCGGTGACACTTGACAACAAGTGCTTGTAAGAACTAGCCAGGGAGAAGAAATGAATGCCTTACAAATGCCTCTAATGCTCTACTAATGATTAACTCATCTTGTGATGCATATTTTGTAcaggttctactccctccgtccgggtttattaggcctcttagCATCACAAGTATGTCCTTTTTTATAAGGCCTcgctttggaaaggtgcatgcatgcaaccatttcattggttgcgttgaaagtcattgttgttggtgccatgacTGGGAAATTAATATACTTCATGCGTgttttttcattggctgcatgcatgtgaaaGAGTGCATTGAGAGTGAaatggaagaattaatgtgagcaaattactatatGTCTTGGtttaagagaagttgtctttaggcctaataaacccggacggagggagtaggaagcAACTAAGATGGGATCACCTGCAGCAAGTCTAACATGCTTACATAGGGgttgtttactactccctccgtttcaaattataagatgttctaacttccATCTGAATTGGATGTATGTAGACGCGTTTTAGTgtttttgttcactcatttcagcccgtatgtagtctatattgaaatatccaaaacatcttttTATAATTTGGAACGAAGGTAAGTAATTTATTATGAGTTTGTTCCATGAATTCTGCTACACAATATTGCACTCGGCTGATGCATCACTGCATCCCTAAATGCTCCAAGCTCCTTAGGAACCGAGACCTGTTGGGAGACCCGATGTTTTTCCCACAGCAGACCCCGCTTGTCAGTGCCAGGTTGGCACGTCGGTCCCGTAGGTCAGCTCACAACTGATGTTAGCGTGCTGGTCAAACCCCTTCTGCGTCATGTCAGTTGgctgcagtggcggagcttgggctGATTTTATGGAGGGGCAAATGGGCTGGAGGGGCAAGAAATATGAGTTTAGGCTGATTTTAACTGAGCATATGGGCTGAATACTAGGGGATATATGCTAGTTTTCTCATGGGCTGGGGGGGCAATGGCCCAGGTTGCTCTCCACTAAGCTCCGCCACTGGTTGGCTGTAATTTGGGAGTCCCCGTGTCGATTCACGTCCTCCATTGTGTTCGTGGAGAAGGGGAGGCGATCTTCGCCTGCTCCCTTTTCCTTCGGGCAAGGGTTTGGTAAAAAAATTGGTGGCAGCCGGTGGCCGTCCTTCTTTGGAGCAGGCGTCGACCTTGTGCTGGCAGTCCATATCACTTGGGAATTTCTCATGGGGGCGAACAAAATTTCTCTAACAATCTGAAGTGTGTATGGGCATGTGAAAGCATCAATCAGCAAATTGAGGTTTAAGGCTATATACCGGAGACATGAGTGGAGAAATGGATGAAGAGGGTTGGCCATTTGTTGGGCTTAACTGCAATTTCAAGAGGGGAAAGCTACAATCTTGGAGATAGAGATCGCAAATTCATTCCCATGCTTTCTTGACAGACACTCCAGAGTAAGTGATGGCATGCATCCTTCGCAGCCGTGGCTTCTTGGTAGACATCAGTCAAGAAGAGTATGTGAGATGGGCAGTTCACTCCCAGAGGTTGCCAGATTTCATAGTAACTGAAGGAATAGTCAAGGCGGGCCTGGCGCAGTGGTCACTTGTGGCCTGGAGGCCCTGGGTTAGAACCAGCCTCCTTGCAGAATTATTATGCAAGGGTAAGGCTGTCTAGAAATTCCCTTCCTCAGACCCCGCCTTGTGTGGGGGCTTTCAGCACTGGGCACACCCTTTTGAAGGAAGGAATGGTACCCGGTGTTGGTATCAAACAAATTTGTCAGGTGATTTTGTTGGTGTTGTTCCTTTGAGATAACTATGTTGCGTGAGATATGGCGGTTCACGGTTTAGATTGTAGACCCATACAAAATTCTCGGTACAATGTACTAATTTCTTAATTGGTAGTTATGCAGTACTGTTTCCATGCAATTCTCTAAAAGATTACTGATGTCCGTTCATGAAAAAAGAAGTTCGGGCACTTGATGATCAAGGCAATATTTAGATTCTATGGTGTAATATGTAACACAGTAACAACAAAACCATAAGTTCTGTAATCAAGCTTGTGCCTTGCCAAGTGAACTGATATGTCCTTGAACAatttattatttttttatatttattttatataagCTGCTTGAAAAATAAAGTGTGCCACTAAACAAACAAACTCTCAACACCAATACCCAAACGGTGCATCAAGGCGCGCCTTTCTTCTAGTTCTACTGCCAAAAACTCGAACCAAAATAATActactccgtcccaaaataaatgtcttaaccttggtacaactttgtactgaagttagtacaaagtggagacacttattttgggacagacgGGAGTACTTCGCAGGCATTAGTAGCCAAAAATTAGATAGGAAAATGATAAATTAAAACCTGCTATTGCTTCTGCGGAGCCAAATGACAGAGCAAATGTTGCCAGACGTTTAATGAAAGCAGCTGCTCTTAGCATATCCTGCTGCTTGCCTTCCCACAGAAGTGTCTTCAGAGCATCAGCCAAAACCTCACCACGATCTCTGCATGCAATGGATCAGGTCATTAATTCTCATGGTATGGACAGCTTAGCCATTACTATCTTTCTTCAATATAATAATACATAAATGCCCAAAGTTTATTAAATGTCAAAACAGTTTGAATAGCACATTATCGAGGAACAGAggtaacaactactccctccatcccaaaattcttgtcttagatttgtctagatacagatgtatctaatactaaaacgtgacttgatacatccgtatttagacaaatctaagacaagaattttgggacggagggagtatatagaaaTAAAAATACACAGGATATAAGAACAGCGCCATCTACCCACACTAGTCCATGTTCCCCATGAATAAATCAGTGACATGTGAAGTTATCTGGTGTTCAGGTACAAAGAACAAGAGAAGATATTTCCTCATTACAACCATTAACCATACGAAGAGGCCAAACCTGTCAGGTCGATACTCCAGTATAAGGTTATAAAACTGCACAAAGAAGTCCTGCAGGTCTACATTCAAAGCCTCAAGATTGCTCCTCCATACTTTAAAAGCAACTATGCAGCATTGTAGGCGTTCCGACACAGAGAGTGTATTGTCCGGTGGAATTTCACCTTGATGGTCTGTATACCCAGAAAGCTTCTTAAGGCAAGCGATAAGTTCACTCATGAAATCCAAATCAATTAAATGTGAGAATTTTCCTAAGCCCTCCAAGCATGGAGCAATTAAAGGGTGTGAGCCACCAGGGAAGACACTAGTGGCCTTATACCTGGAAACATTGACATGCCaatatcatcatcatcaggaaTGTAACATTATGCTaaaagagagagaaaaatcagAACTAAGTAAACTCGGGCCATATAATACCAGATACATATCATTTGTACTTGTAAAACTCAGATACACAATGCACGGACCTTGAATTTGAAGTGTTCATGCTATGCTTCAAAATTCGAAAATAGGTCTCAAAAAGGGCTGCAAGTGTTTCCCTTTGTATCATTTTTTTCTCCTTTGGATCAAGAGTAAATGAAACAGCTCTAAGATCTGCATGAACCTACAAAAGGATATTCTTATAAGAATTCATAGCCATGCTACAAGTTGAGCAAGTTGATTTGTATGAAACATCTGGTGTTACCTCTTGTCTGGCTTTAGAAAGcaattccttttttattttcttcttctcacTCGGTTTTGTGACATCCCGATTCTGATATCGTTTATTTTTCTTTGGTTTCAGTTTTTCTTCCTTGCTCTCATCTTTTCCAAGGTCTTCATCAAACTTCAGAGACAAGCATACCTAACAAAAAATGTGGTCACCGTAAGCAAGGGGATTGATTCTCAACCAAGAACACATATCAATTGCATGCAAAATGCAGGACGATGGACGCTATAACCATTCAATTCCATCACATACATACCTCAATGACATCAGGATGGAGCTGGCAATCATTGAGCTTCACACTAGCTGATATCAATCTTACTGCTTCAACAGTTGCCTCACCGCGATGTTTTCCTTCATTTCTAAACAGAGATCTTATTGCCTCAGAACATAGTTTCCTACAAGTTAGAGAGAAAAAGATGCAAGTTAGGTCAGTACAGTGATGTACTACGTGGACTGCTTTTATACTCAAATTTACTTGAACTACTTTAAATACAGATGCTTAGGTTTATTTGCACATGAACTGCTCAACTTACTAATAGTTATGTTTAAACAAAAAGGCGGGAAAATAGGCAACCAATAAATACTCATTAAATTATGAAATCATATAGTTTCCTCTATGTATTTCAGTTTTAAAGGAAAATATCAAGTTACAGATGAAATTTGTGTCACTGGAAGACCAAactatttgccccccccccccctccctcgcgTCGCCTCGCTCGGGCGACACGAGGGACGAAACCTAATCCCgccgccgcacctccccctcctcaatctcccctcgccaccaccggaggcAGCCGCCGGGCAAGCTTGGTGTGCTGCTGATGATGGTGGCAGCGGGGTCCTCGCTGCCTCGCCTCGCCCGCGGGGGGCTACGGGATCTGGGGCGGCGGCCACGACTGGTGTGGCGCCTCCAGCCCTTCGGCTTCTGGTGGCGCGGGCGTGGGCCTGCGGCCTTGACCGTGCGGACGATGAGACCTTCGGAGGATGCGGATCTGGGCGCGGCGACGGCTCCGGCTTCCGCGGCGTCAGATCTGGCCGCCTCCACACCAACTCTCCTACGGCGTGCTGCTTCCCCCTCTAGATCCGGTCTGCTACGACATGGGGGGCTGGTTTCGGTGGGTGGGAACGGATGGTGGGGTTCCAGGACCGGGGGAAACCCCTAGCCAGCCTTGTTGGCGCGACGGCGGCGACGCCCGCGGGCGCCGCTCACCTCCTTGGAGGCGCCGGTCAAGTCCTGTCCTCCCCATCCCATGCCTCCTTGCTtcccgggtgaaaacccaaactTTGTTGGACAGCAGCGACGCCTCAGACGTCGTAATCTTCTTGAAGACGCTGTTTTTGGGAACAAGTGGGGCGGTGGGCTTCGGTGTGGTGCGGTTTGGTGTGCGGCGGCGGCAGCAAGTCTCTAGCGGCAGCCATGCCTTCCCTGGTGCGGGGTTCAGTTATGGTGGTGCTCTTCGTGCGGCTGTTGTGAGGGCCTCCAGTGTCGTGGATCTCCTCGAAGGGAGGGGATAGGGTTCCCCTCCTCCGGTGGTTCCCTTCCCAGCTCGCCGAGGGTGCCAGAGCTTCTGAGTTTTGGTCTTGGTCCTTGCTGTTGCCCTTCATCCTGGCAGCTCACCCTCTTTCTCGCCCGATCTTCGGTTTTGGGGCTGCTTGGCTCTAGGTGAGTCGCCGTCGACAAGTGAGGAACGCCTGGTTCCGCTCCTGTGGCTGCCTTGGGTGCCATTCAGGCAGTTTCTAGGGTGAACTAGTCCATCGCTCAACGGTGCGGCGCCTTTCGAGccaggcgaggaggcaggggcctCCTTTGACGATGGAACTGTCTGATTGTGTTCTCCACAAGTCCCTGGTGTTCTGGCAATGGCATGCCTCTCATCGTCGTCGTTTCCTTGCCTtgaaccggcagttgccttccccATGGTTGCGTGTGTGCAAGAGGTCCCTAGCATCTCCTAGCTATTAGCTTCACGTTGATCTAGTATCTAGCGAGTTGTGTGCTATGTGAGCTGTCTCCCAACGCCTTTGTATCTTTGccgtgttttttttccttttctttgtgtGGTTCGTGGTTGTATTctctgtaatcctggccggttgatggctttgttaattcaaagccgggctctcctTGAGCCTTCGTTCCAAAAGACCAAACTATTTTGCTCCCTGGGTTCCATGAGAGATAAGATTTTCTTGTATTGACTCGTAGCCCAAGGGGCATATTATAATACATGAGGAAACACACAACATCCGGGTATCACCCTCATACACATGGATGCTACCATCACTACCTCTAACACCATGGAGCAACGATTTAAACACCTTGATATAGGGCTCCATTCCTAAGCAGCTCATGAATATCAGAAAAGTTGTTGTTAAGTATATATGTTGTGTTTGTCTTGTACAGGCCCAGGCCCATAGTCTAGAGTGAGGCCCAGGCCCATGTAACCTTGTATATCTCTCTCCTCAATACAGAAAACTGTTTGGTCATTCTCTCTTCCTCACATTTCCTACCATGATATCAGACCAGGACCAAACCCTAGTCCCTCTTCTAGCCGCCACCCATGAAATCGCCGCCGGTGAGGTGATTCAGGCGGATCTGTCTGGTGAGGAGACATCCACATCGCTGCCCCATCCCATCTTCGTCATCAACCTGTAGGAGCTGCTCTCCAGCAGCTCCTCTGTGTTTCCTCACAGCTACTCTGTGAGAATACTTCCCCTGCTCTCCAGCAGCCATCTCCAGCAAGCTCTTGGTGCCTTCCCTGCTCTACAGCAAGCTCCAGGCGTTCCCCCTTCtatccagcaagatccagcaagcTCCTCCTATCCAGTGAGATCCAGCTCCTGTTTGTGGCTGTCTGCTGCTCTTCTCTTGTTGCTGCCTGCAGCTGCTATCAGATTGGGTGTTTCCAGCTGCTGGCCACTCACCACTATGGCAAGAAATGATTTCGGATTTGGTTCTGTGATCATAGATATCAAGCTTGATGGTTCAAACTACAGGGAATAGGCATTTTCTACCCGAACTGTCTTGAGGATGGCTGGTTTTGTTTCTCATCTGACAGATGATCCACCTAGTCCAAATGATGATGCAGCAAGGAAGTATTGGCAAAAGATCGATGATCGTGTGATGGGAGTTTTAATTCTGGGTGTTGAACCCTCACTCCGAATGAGTCTTGAGCATCACACTTCAGACCAGCAGTGCACTTCATTTCTCGTTGTTGCAGAATTTACACAACACTCGGTAGCCAGAAGACATGTTCATAGAAGAGTACTATGGAGCTTTCCCTCGCATCACTGGGCAGCTAGGTTCCATGGTTCCAAAGGGTAATTCTGGTTGTGAGTCATGTGCAGCGAAGGAAAAGTATGACCATCAGACTCTCATGTTTCAGTTTGTGATGGGTCTCAAGCCAGACTTTGAGAACATTCGCACTCAATTGCTTGGTCGTACGACTCATCCTACCTTGACAAAGGCACTTGCTAGCTTGATCGCTGAGGAGACTCGTCTCCGTTCTCTTGGGGCTACTTCTGCGCAGACTCTACACACTAGTGTTCTGGCTTTTCCTCAGCAGCCAGGTGCCTCCAAGGCCACACCTTCAGCTGTCGTATGCTCGTTCTGCAAGAAGGCAGGACACCACAGAGATGGTTGTTTTAAGCTTCATTCAGAGCTGTTAGCTGAGTTTCAGGCTAGACGGGCCCTCAATCAGCAGCGTCGTGCACCCCAGGCTCCTTATCAGCAGCAAGTGAGGGGTGCTTCTGCATCTGTTCTCTCTCAGCCCGCTGTTGCTGCAACCCAGCCTTGGGTTCTGGACTCTGGGGCTTCTTTCCATGTGACCTCTGATCGCTCTCAGCTTGTGTCTTGCCAGCCAGTGCGGGATGGTGCCTCTGTTTAGACTGCTGATGGTACACCTTGTTCTATTACTCATCAGGGTTCTCTTCGCACATCCAAGTTTTTTGTTCCTGCCATCTCCTTTGCTCCAGAGTTGTCCATGAATCTTATGTCTGTTGGCCAGCTTGctgatatgaactattttgttGGTTCTGATGACTCATTTTGTTATGTGCAGGACCGTCAGAGCAAGAGGGTCATTGGAACTAGCCATCGCCGTAGAGGATCCACATCCCTCTACATCCTTGACACCTTACACCTTCCTTCAGCTTCCACCACATCCGCGTTCCGGATGGCTGCATCAACATCAAGATCCACTTCGCCGTTTTCTTTTGCCCAGTGGCACCATCGCTTAGGTCACTTGTGTGATTCTCGTTTATCTACCCTTGTTCGACAAGGTGTTTTGGGTCATGTTTCCATAGATGCTGGTTTTCACCGTAAGGGTTGTAAGCTAGGGAAACAAATACAGCTTCCATACTCTTCCAGCACTACTCATTCTAGTCATCCTTTTGATTTAGTGcactctgatgtatggggtccttcCCCCTTTGTTTCGAAAGGTGGCCACAAACATTATGTCATATTTGTTGATGATCACTCTCGACATACTTGGGTCTATTTTATGAAGCATCGTTCTGAGTTGTTTTCTATATATAAGGCTTTTGTACATATGGTCCATACTCAGTTTTCCAGTGTTGTTCGTGTTTTTCGTTCTGACTCCGAGGGGAGTATCTATCTACTGCTTTTCGTGAGTTTCTCTCATCTGAGGGTACTCTCCCTCAGCTTTCATGCCCTGGTgcccatgctcagaatggcgttgctGAGCGTAAGCATCGCCATATTGTTGAGACAGCAAATACCCTTCTGATTTCTTCCTTTGTCCCCACTCATTTTTAGGGTGAAGCTATCTCAACTACTGTTTATCTAATCAATCTCCAACCTTCTACTCGCCTTGAGGGCAAGTGTCCTGGTGAGGTTTTGTCTGGTTCTCCTCCCACGTATGACCACCTCCATGTCTTTGGTTGTACTTGTTATGTTCTTTTAGCACCTCGTGAGCGTACCAAGTTGACTGCTCAGTCTGCTCAATGTGTCTTCCTTGGATATAGTCTTGAACATAAGGGCTACCATTGCAATGATTCTTCTGCTCACCGCATTCACTTTTCTCGCGATGTCACTTTTGTTGAGGATCAACCCTTCTTCTATTCCCCTTCCACTAACCCATCATCCTCAACTTCTTTAGAGTCTACCTCGTTTCTTTCACTTCCACCTATCTTTTTAGACGAGTCCATAGCTGAACAACCTTCCTCTGTCCTAACATCAGAACCATCTCCACCACATGTTTCATCTCCTTCCTCACCAGCTCCTTTCTCTTCCACTAGCTCCACCTCTAGATAGTCTTCCTTTCCATTACACTCGTCGTTATTCTACTACTCCAGCCAGTACTTTCCATTACACTCGTCGTTCTAAAGCTCCATGTGACACGCAGTCATCTATGCCTTTGTCTTCTACTCCTCCAGCCAGTACTACTGATCCTTGCACTAACGGCTCTTCTCTAGCAACGCGATACAAAAAGGACTTGTATGCAGGGGCTATTTCTAAGCCTAGTACCTATCAGGAGGCAGTTGTGTCACCTGAGTGGCAACTGGCTATGTCTGAGGAGCTTGCAGCCTTAGAGAGTACTGGTACATGGGATTTGGTACCATTACCTCCTAGTTCAATCCCTATCACTTACAAATGGGTGTATAAGGTTAAAACCAAGTCAAACGGTTATGTGGAACGCTGCAAGGCTCGCCTTGTTGCAAGAGGTTTTCAGCAGTATCATGGGAAAGATTATGATGAGACGTTCCCTCCTGTTGCTCACATGACTTCAGTTCAAACTCCAATTGTTGTGGCTGCTACTCAGTCATGGAAAATTTCCCACATGGATGTGAAGAATGCCTTCCTTCATGGTGATTTACATGAGgaagtttatatgcagccacctccAGGTATCAAGGTTCCATCAGGTCATGTTTGCCGTCTTCAAAAGGCTCTTTATGggcttaagcaagcccctcgtgcCTGGTTTGAGGGGTTCAGTTCTGTGATTCAAGCTGCCGGTTTTTCTCCTAGTGAACATGACCCTGCACTCTTCATTCATACATCTGAGCATGGTCGTACATTGCTTCTACTTTATGTAGATGACATGTTGATCACTGGAGATGTTGTTGGGTATATTGATTTTGTTAAGAAAAAAATGAGTGAACAATTCAAGATGTCAGATTTGGGGTCTCTCAGCTATTTTCTCGGGATTGAGGTCGAGCACACCAATGATGGTTACTATATCTCCCAGCAAAAGTACACTCAGGATTTGATTCTTCGCTCAGGTCTCACTGACACACACATTGCTGCTACACCTATGGAGCTTCATCTGCAGTTGCGTCCTACTGATGACACTCCTCTTGAGGATCCATCTCGCTATCGTCACATTGTCGGCAGTCTAGTGTACCTCACAGTGACCAGACCTGACATCGCACATGCAGTCCATATTCTCAGTCAATTTGTTTGTGCTCCTACCTCAGTTCATCATGGTCACCTATTCCGAGTCCTTAGGTATTTAAGGGGAACTACATCTCGCCGCTTGTTCTATGCTAATTCCAGTCAGCTAGCTCCAGCTACATGCTTACTCTGATTCCACTTGGGCGAGTGATCCTATTGATCGTCGCTCGGTCACTGGCTATTGCATATTTCTTGGTACATCTCTCATTGCATGGAAATCAAAGAAGCAAACTGTTGTGTCTCGCTCCAGCGCCAAGGCAGAGCTTAGGGCTCTCTCTACTACTACAGCAGAGATTGTATGGCTTCGCTGGCTATTGGATGATCTTGGTGTCTTATGTCATACACCAATACCTCTTCTTTGTGACAGCACTGCTACTATTCACATTGCTAATGATCCAGTCAAGCATGAGTTGACCAAACACATTGGTGTGGATGCCTTTTTCACTCGATCTCATTGTCAACAATCCACTGTCAAGCTACAATATGTCCCATCAGAGCTTCAAGTCGCAGATTTCTTCACCAAGGCACAAACTAGAGATCAGCATAGGTTTCACACTCTCAAACTTGGTGTATCAGATGCTCCTGACCCACCTTAAGTTTGAAGGGGGGTGTTAAGTATATATGTTGTGTTTGTCTTGTACAGGCCCAGGCCCATAGTCTAGAGTGAGGCCCAGGCCTATGTAACCTTGTATATCTCTCTCTCCTCCTCAATACAGAAAACTGTTCAGTCATTCTCTCTTCCTCGCGTTTCCTAATAGTTGTCACCACCACCCTACATGTATAGGGCTCCATTCCTAGGCAGCTCATGAGTATCAGAAAAGTTGTCACCACCACCCTACAGGGTACCTCCCCAACTGCACTATACCCGCGTACATAAATGAAGATGTATAAACCATGGATATAACTAATATTTGCTGTATAAAGCATAGCTCATTTTAGGCCttctttggtttacaggaattttaaaggataggaattttgtaggaaagaCACTttggagccctttggtttgtaggaatggattcctattactatgtaggataggaaccaattcttcacatttcaaaggacaaaaaacattagcctagactaaatggaaaaattcctatcctatgcatcaaatgacatgtCTTTCcatataggaattgagatacatgtcatctcacttcctatgattttcctattcctatgatattcctatccAATGAACCAAAGGAGACCTTAGGGTTGTGCTACAATCTTGTGTGCAACTGTCCATACTGACCATCTGATGAACAAAACAGAATAAACTAAACAGAACGCAAGGTATCGATGAGGATGTTAGCCACATAATCA encodes the following:
- the LOC123102642 gene encoding nucleolar complex protein 3 homolog gives rise to the protein MGKSSKKNKVILAPPLPPEVDDEDIIVSDEDVDFVEENREHVHLITGLNRKALDKVVTRVPDHDEDKVELLYEERERKRRAALALKPKDDDDLEVDPVDALPVKTLQGELLYRTAKRARSEDKAKGAESKSDDKDADAKQSSQKECKGRSNKKEDSKLQNVQRPLEIPKEKLHSVVLEEVKEELSADELFEKKKAQLAELGMAMLEDPESNIRSLNDLLIICNDTDQRVVKLAIMSLLAVFRDIIPSYRIRQLTEKELAVEVSKEVKKTRYYEYTLIRSYKAYLQKLISLEKQPYFYLVAVRCLCSLLDAAPHFNHRESLLASVVKNLSSSNDVARKLCSEAIRSLFRNEGKHRGEATVEAVRLISASVKLNDCQLHPDVIEVCLSLKFDEDLGKDESKEEKLKPKKNKRYQNRDVTKPSEKKKIKKELLSKARQEVHADLRAVSFTLDPKEKKMIQRETLAALFETYFRILKHSMNTSNSRYKATSVFPGGSHPLIAPCLEGLGKFSHLIDLDFMSELIACLKKLSGYTDHQGEIPPDNTLSVSERLQCCIVAFKVWRSNLEALNVDLQDFFVQFYNLILEYRPDRDRGEVLADALKTLLWEGKQQDMLRAAAFIKRLATFALSFGSAEAIAALITLKHLLQKNTKCRNMLENDAGGGSLSSLVAKYDPEAKDPYLSGALATVLWELSLLQKHYDETVSGMASNILSMANLNATQNPVQLSSSNPLEAYKDLSMGRELSKPTHKVSQTLKCKRKRRSKEFVALSPDVLEKADCTVGEDELREKLQNHFVVLRGISENERLRTELNHALSSINMHKEYNKQKKESKKSKKKVAKA